CCCTAGAAAATCCGAAGATTTTCTTTTTAGGTTGGTTATAGTTGATTTTTCATTAGATATATTAAGGTTTAATTGATTTTTGAGATATCCTTCTACTGCATGGAATATTTTAGTTGCAGATTTATGATTGTTGGTGAATATTTTGAAATCATCCGCATACCTAACTATATACATTTTCTTCAATTTTGCTTTTATCAACAATGGATTTTTGGTTGCTATTGTATATGGTTTCCTTGTTTTAATATTCTCCCATTGACTCGATATCCACCAATCCAAATCGTTTAATACAACGTTACTAAGTAACGGACTCAGGATTCCTCCTTGCGGAGTTCCTTTTGTAGGAATACCTTCTCCTTTGATTGGTGCTTTTAACATTTTTGAGATAATCGTCAGCACCCTTTTATCAGTTATGCCTATGTTGTATAGTTGTTTTAATAATTTGGAATGGTTCACGTTGTCAAAGAAACCTTGTATATCAATATCTACTACGTGACTAAATCTCCCTCTGTTTATCAAGTATTGACACCTAGCCATTGCATGGTGTGTTGACCTGTTAGGTCTGAATCCATATGAATGCTTGTAGAATTTTGCTTCGCATATTGGTTCTAGAACTTGTTTGAACATTTGTTGAATCAATCTATCTCTCATTGTAGGAATTCCTAATGGGCGTTTCTTTCCATTTGCTTTAGGTATTTCTACCCTACGTACCGTATTTGGTTTGTAGTCTGCAAGAGCTTTTCTTATATTATCAACAAAAGAATCTGCATCTTCCATTTTGTAGTGGTCGATTGTGATACCATCTGTTCCTTCAGTTTTAGAGCCAGTGTTAGCCTTTATGTTTCTATATGCCAGTAGAATATTTTCTTTTGATATGATGTGTTTATATAAATTTATGCCTTTAGCGGCATTGTTTTCGCTACGTTGATATAAATCATCGAACGCTCTTTGTATATCGTAATATTCTGCATGTCGTAATGTTGTACTCACCGATGTATTAATTCCCCTTTCTTACGAAAAGTCCCATCATCTTACTCGATCCTGTGGGTTACATCTAGTTAATTTAGTTTTCAAAGAACAAGACTAGGGACTATCCCTCCACGTTTGCTACATGTTTCGTCGGTACTGTGTCCCCACCTTCACAAGAATAAAGTAATTTCGGTTCGTTAGAACCTTATATACACCTGTCTGTTAGTAGACGTTAGCGACAGTTTCTTGCTTACCACGTTCCGATTGACTTAGCTATACATATATCCTTAGGTGCTTGCTTTAAGCCTGTTACCTTTACATCCTCATCGTTAGATGTTTCGAATTTCATATTATCTACTCTTACTTTTCGATAGGTAACGTCGTCGTTAACGACATACACATTTCTAATGTATTAATAGTTTAGACCCGTACATTCACAAGTTCGCCAGTCCGTTTGGACATTCTCACCATAGATATTTTGTAGCATCCCGACCTATCCATTACCATATGATTTCTCACTTAGGTTTTGTTCAGCCGACTTCACCTAGCTTCATACAATTTGCGACTACTATCACGTTTTGCATGTAGGAGTATCAGATAAGTAGTTTCAGCTCAACCTGACGGCTTTCATTTCTACTTTCAGTCAATCAGTTGTTATTATCAAAATTGATAACCCTCCTCTTTCGTGTTTGCACACTTATGAGGAAACGTGTCGCACAAATAACTATTTTGTTATTTTTTGCGGAACTTAGTTTTCTAAAGATCCTTACAAATCTGTAATGTTATTGTCACCTAATGAAATAGCAAAAAATTTTATTTTATATTCAGATTGTTCACATGAACAAATCACATATAAAATAGAATGGAATTGATAGGTGACTAAACATGAATAAAAAATTAGTGAAACCCCTATTCATTTTAGGGAGTGCTATGCTACTAACAATCGGTGGTTGGATCTATGCTATTATGGACTATGGTTCCCCGGATGAATTCAGTAAAGAAGCATGGCCAAAGACAGAAGCAACAGCCAAACAAGCAACTATTGACTACTTTAAAAAAGAAAAGAATATTGATATTGTCATTACAGAAATTGGCTTCTCAGGAGAATATGCAACACATGAAGTTTACCTAGATGGACATGTCTCTGGTAATGAGCAACAAAAAATCTCAGCTATTGTGCACTCTAATGAGAACTACAAAGTTAAAGACACATCTCAAAATTAAATTTAGAATTCATGAAGCAGTTAGCTTTGGCTAGCTGCTCTTTTGCATAAAATAACGCTTTTCTTCATTTACAATATCATAGTCTAATAGTAACTGTGCAAAATTGTCTTTCTTGTAATCAATAACAAGATCCGCTCCTAAAGACTTGAGAAACGCTGCATTTTTATTACTTGCTGTTGTCGCAATATACGCCCCAAATGCCTTTGCAATTTGAATCGCAAAGCTTCCTACTCCGCCAGCTCGAGCATGAATTAATACTTTGTCTCCTTCTTTTATACACGCATAATCAACTAAACTTTGCCAAGCTGTCAATCCAGCAAGAGGTACAGATGCCGCTTCTTCAAAACTAAGATTATTTGGCATTTGTGCTACTAAATCTGCTTTCACTACTATATATTCCGCATAAGAACCTTTCCCGATATTTTCAGATTTTGTAAAAACCTTATCTCCTCGCTTGAATTGTTTCACTTCATCTCCAACCTCTTCAATTATCCCTGCAGCATCTAATCCTAAAGTAACAGGAAAAGAAAATGCTAACTTTTCTTTTAAGTCTCCTTTTCTTATTTTCCAATCAACAGGGTTTACAGATGTTGCATGAATACGTATTAATATTTCGTTTGGTTTTATAACTGGCTTCGGGACTTGCATCTCTTGTAGTTCTTCAATTCCACCATATTGATTAATAGCAATTGCTTTCAAATTATCTCCCTCCTTACTGTTTACTTTAATAGCTCACGATTTTTTTCAAAATATTATGTCTCGACTGAAAATAAAAATGATTAAGGATGACATTTATGTTATTCTACTAAGGAAAAGAAGAATTGAATGAATTTTAGCAAAAAACAAATAATTAACCTTCCTTTAAACCATCCTTATTCTATAACTACACTGTAACTCTAATAATTGAAGACCGATGAAAAATTGATTTTAGGAGAGTGAATATCATGGTTATAAAATTTAAGATACAAACTCATTTACATTGTATTGTATTAACTAAATTTCAAATGAAATGGGGAACAAACTATGAGTGAAAAAATCTTCCAAACAAACGAGATTGATATATGTACAGAAAGCTTCGGTGACCCTGCTCACCCAGCGATTTTATTAATTATGGGTGCTACTTGTTCAATGGTATATTGGGATGAAGAATTTTGTGAAAAGTTGGCTCAAACAGGAAAATTCGTTATTCGCTATGATAATCGTGATGTCGGGCGTTCTATTACGTACGAACCTGGGACTTCAAATTATACAGTAACAGATATGGCCAATGATGCAATTGGTGTCCTTGATGCATATCAAATTGACAAAGCACACCTTTTCGGAATGTCATTAGGAGGTATGATTGCTCAAATTGCAGCAGTAAAACACCCTCAACGAATTACAACTTTAACTTTACTGGCATCAAGTATTATTGGATCTGATGACAATACTCGTGATTTACCTCCTATCGATGAAAGAATATTAACGCATCATGCGAATGGGGCGAAATTGGACTGGACGGATAAAGATTCCGTAGCTCAATATTTAGTTACAGGATCTCGTTTGCTCTGTGGTGCAAAACATAAATTTGATGATGAGAGAGCTTATAAACAAGTAAAACAGGAAATAGAGCGAGCTAACAATCTATTAAGTATGTTTAACCATGCACTTCTTACAGGCGATGATTCCTATGAAGGCGCATTGAAAAAGATACATGTACCGGTGTTAGTCATTCATGGAACAGAGGATACAGCACTTCCACTTGAACATGGATTAGCCCTTATCGATGAAATTCCAAATTCCAAATTACTAACACTTGAAGGTACAGGGCATGAAAACCACTCGGATGATTGGGAACAAATAATTAATGCTGTTTCAAAACATACTTCCATTTCGTAAAAAATTCAAACACTTATATACACAATAAAAAGCCCATCACTTCATCCGTATGTATAGTGATGGGCTCTAACTATGCTTTTCTATATTTTAAAAAAAAGGACAATCTAATTGATCAACAGATTCCCACGATTTTTTTTTTATGCTTTCAGTAGACTTATTGTTTTCTAACTCTACTTTTTTAAAAGGATTCACTTCAATTTTTAAAATGGGCGAATGTTCAGCATGCAAAGAAAAAACATGGCTATTTGGCAAAGTTTTTGATACATCAATATTTCCTACTTGCTTAAATAATTGCTGGGCTGCAAAAAAGAAAAAATGGGTTGCATTCGATTGTTTATTCAGCCAAGCAATCATTTCTGGTGATACCGATTTATTAATATTAATTTTCACACGATCACCACGTTTATACCGTCTCGAGCGCATACTCACACCAACTAACTTATCGTTAAATTCGTAAACCCTAGTTCTTTCTGTTTATGCTCTCTATATTTCGGAGAACAAGTATACACTAATAATCCACGCGCATTTGTAAACAGCGGATTATCCACAAATATTACATTTTTCAATCGGCCTTTTTGTTTTAAAATAAGTTGTAAACTATTCTTTATAATAACTGCTCCGCCCCCGTAAATAAATACATATGGGTCGTCTTTCATATCATCTATTTTATTGATAATATCTGTCGCAACTCGTGCAGCTAAACCTAAAAGCGCCGGTTGTGATTCTTCTACCAATTGAGCATTTCGCGGATGGTTTTCATGTAAATAAATTTGATTAAATTCTGTAATGCTATCTATCGTTTTCGTTGGGTATTTTCGATTCCATCTCGTAATAATTTGCAATAATGTTTCTTTTACCCCATAAGATAATCCTTTACTTAATTGTGGTCTGAAATTTACGCCTAACGAAACAACTTCTTCTGTTGTTCCAGCTCCGATATCAAAAGATAATAATGTTTTATCTACAAAGTCAATTTCAGAAATTGTATTTTTCTCGCACTCAATTTTATGTTTAACAACATTTCCTTCTTCATCATATACAATGCCCCACGTACCGGATGCACCTTCAGGTAGGCACTTACAAAATTCAATAGAAACATTTATCGTTACATCTCGGCCATTGGGATAATGGAAAACAACCTTATGATTCCCCATGTAACGTTTAGCGTTTTCAGCAGCTATTTCTTGCGTAATAAGCTGCATCGGAAGTGCAACTGATAAATCATAACGAATATTAATATGATTGGAAGTTGGACTTTGGCGCATAGCACTAATTGCTAAACCTGATAAAATTGTAAGAACCATTAGTTCATCGGTAGATTTGTTCGATCTCTTCTCTACTTCTGTACCTTTCAGCTGATCTTGAATCACTTTCTCTCCAACAATGTACCGTACATTATTTAACATTAGCGACGGAGAGCTAATGGTCACATCAATATGATTTTCCAATTTATCTAACGGAACATCCACTTCATCTAATAAACCTGTCGGTTCTCCAATATATAGCGAATAAATACTTGGAATAAAAATAGGGTTTTGCCCTCTCACCATTAATTTCAAACCATTATTTCCAGCATCTGCACCAGCTTTTAAAAGTATAGACATAACTACCCCCTAAATTAATCTGACATCCTTTCCAAATATATGCGAGCTTAAACTTTTACATTCAAGCCAGATACAATCTTTTTTCTTCTTTTATCATTTTTCTTAGTGTCGCAAAGGAAAAATAAATTGGTGTACTTGTAAAAACTCAATTCTTTATGTAAAAAGTATTTGACACTATACTTTTACAAATTTATACTATAATTGTAAAATAAGTTTTACAAACTTGGAGGTGAAATCGCATAATGAATCATAAAAAATTTATTTTCATCGTTATTGTTTTATCTTTAATTGGAGTACTTGCGCACGGTGTATATAAATATATGACCGAAGGAACTATGTTAGGTGGAACAATTTTTACAAGTGCTTTAATACTAAGTTACTTAATCAACCATATTACATGGGGAGACCCAAACGGTGTATCCGAAGAAAGTCAAGATGAGATGGGACAACAAATTACATATAAAAGTTTTAAAATCGGTTATTTTGTGTTAATGTGTGTCATGTTTATTTTATTAATATGGTCAGAAGGTTTCTATATGGATTATACATTGGACCAAGTGAATAACCTACCTCTCTTTATTGCACTTTGCGCATCTTTTCTTATCATTCCGCTTGTGGAATTGATTGTTTCAAAACGATATCAATAAAAAAGCATTGTTTTCTAAGTATAGAAAACAATGCTTTTTTATTTAAGATTGAATTACTTCTGTCATCGTTTTTAGTTTATTTACAGTCCGCCAGTTTCTTACTGTTGCTGGAGTATGTAACTTTTGAAACTGATTTATTAGTTTCGAATTTCGAATACTTTCCTTAAAAAATAAATACACCTCTTTCCCTTCAATCTGGCACTCTTCTATTTCGCTTTTAAAACTAAGTAACTGTTTACTTTCTTCTTTAGAAAGTTCGTTAGCTAAAAAAGCTACATGTACACTTTCTCCCTCTGACAATGAACCAGCCCTATAGGGACACCTTTTAATAGTTTTTATTAATTCATCATCCATTCTTAACATAACGGGAACATCGAAACCAAAAACAGTCTTAATTTCATGTTCAATTCGTTCCTGTAAGAAATCTTTTTCTTCTTTAGATTCAAACACTACATTCCCACTTTGAATATACGTTTTCACCTTTTTTAATCCGATTGACTCAAAAGTCTTTTTCAATTCAGCCATTTTGATTACCTTATGCCCACCTACATTAATTCCCCTTAGCAACGCAATATAAATTGTCATTTTGGTACGCCTCCTTTTAACTCGGTTACATACATATTTAGCAGCAAATTTTAATTCCTTTACTACATATTTTTATTAAGTTGCACTTTCATATTTCTCACAAAAGCAAGGAATTTATTCCATTTTAGATTCCTTGCTGATAATGATTTATGTACAAAAAAACAAAATTATAATGTATCTCCCTAATTATAAATGCAAGAATCTACAATCAGAAAGAAATTATGTAATCATGCCACAAAAAAAACTTTATATTTTGTTTTTTTTAATAATATTATTCAAATGATAAATTACTATTTGTTTTTTCGTTTCATTATTTTTTTAAACACAAAGTAACAAATCCCACATCCAATGGCACCAATAGCGAAATATTTAACATAAGGGCAAGCTACTTTATTAATACTTCCCCACTCTTCACCCAATTTAAATCCTAAATATACAAATACAATTGACCACGGAATAACAGCAAGCGTAGTAAGTGTAATAAATTTAATATGTGACATTTTAACAATACCTGCAGGAATTGAAATAGCATGACGTACTACAGGAATAAAACGCGCTGTAAAAATAACACCTGTTCCATAACGATTAAACCAAGTTTCAGCATAATCGATATGTTTCTTTTGAATCAAACTATACTTTCCATAACGTTCAAGAACGGGCCTTCCTCCATATCGATCGATCCAATAAATAAATAATTGTGCAATTACACCACCAATCTTACCAAATACAACGGCATCCAAAAATGTAATACTTCCATTTGATACTAAATATCCTGCATAAGATAATACGATTTCGCTTGGAATAACTTCCAACGTTACCCCAAGCATAATTCCCCAATAGCCAAGTCCTTCTAAAAAAAAACTAAAATTGAATGAATTAACCCTCCTAACATCCTATACCTCTCTCTTTACTGTTTTAATAACTTCTAAAAATAAAAGCACAAGAAATTCATAACTTGTGCTTTTATTTTTAATTTAAGTAGTCTTTGTATCCCATTTAAATAACTTATTCATAAACTTATATATGTTTTTTGACTCTTTGGTCAGAAGCGGACCTAAAATAGATAATATAAGCACATATAATGCTGAGAATGGCTTCAATACCGACATTAAACCACCTGCTATACCTATATTAGCCATGATAATGGAGAATTCTCCCCTTGAAACGATTGTTAACCCAATATTTGTAGATGCTTTATGAGATAATCCAACTTGTCTTCCTGCAATCATCCCCGCTACAAAATTTCCAATTATCGTCAGTATCACAGCTCCTAAAGTTAACCATATTGCTCCACCTAATGAAAACGGATCTATACTTAAACCGAAACTAAAGAAGAAAATTGCTCCAAAAAAGTCTCTAAACGGAACAACAAGATGTTCGATTCGATCACTATGTTCTGTTTCAGAGAAAACTAAACCTAAAAGAAGTGCTCCGATTGCTTCCGCAACATGAATTGTTTCCGAAAAACCTGCTATAAAAAATAACGAAGCAAATACTACAATAATAAAGATTTCATCTGAACTAATATTCAACAATTTATTTAATAACGGAGTAGCCTTTCTAGCTACAATAAAGAATAGAAGCATATATCCTAAAGCTATACCAATTGAAGTAAGAGCACCTAAGAATGAAGCATGATTCCCAAGGACTAAACCAGAAACTACTGATAAATATACCGCAAGGAATATATCTTCAAACATAATAATTCCTAAAATTAATTCTGTTTCATTGTTCCCAGTTCTTCTTAAATCAACTAATACTTTAGCAACAATTGCACTAGAAGAAATGGTGATAATACCTGCTATAATTAAAATTTCTAGTAAAGGAAATCCCATCAAAAATCCATATAATAATCCCAATGAAAAGTTAATCAAAATATAGATAGTTCCACCAATAGCAATAGAACGTCCTGATTTAATTAATTTTTTCATTGAAAATTCTAATCCTAGGTAGAAAAGAAGGAAAAGAACACCAATTCTTCCAAGGAAGGAGATTACACTTTCACTCTCTATAAATCTGAGATCGATAACACCTATTACCGGAGCATGTGGCCCTACTAACATTCCAAGGATAATCAGAAAAGGAATTACTGAGAATTTAAACTTTCCAGCAATCACTGCAGCAATCGCTACTAAAATTAAAGCTGTACCAACTTCAAAAATTAAAGTATCCATCTAGTCAGTCCCCTTATTTGAAAGTAATTCATTTATAATTTTTTTAATTTCTTCTCTTTCACCAGAGACTACTAACATATCTCCTTCATCAATTACAGAATCTGGTCCTGGATTAAATTGTTTTTTCATATTCCTTTTCATAATAGCGAGTATAGTCACATTGTATAGTTTTCTTATTTCCAGATCACCAATTGTTTTTCCAATTGCCAAAGCTTCGTTCTCTACTTTAAACCATTCAATCGCTAATCCTTCAAACACCATTTCAATATTTTCTAATGCTCGAGGTTTATATACCATTCCACCTAATATTGCTGCAATTTGTCTTGCTTCTGAGTCACGCAGAGAAATATTAGAAATACTTTCCTCATGATTTGAATCAAAATGATACATTTCTCTACGTCCATCATCATGAATCACAATCACCATTTTTTCATTACCTTTTGTAATGATTTGAAACTTATATCCAATACCCGGCAATTCACTTTCTCTAATATTCATATCATTTCCTCCTCGGTAAAGTTTTTTATTTTTAAATATACCCAAATTTCTTACTTTCAATTTAATACCTATTACTTACTTTTCTTTCCTATTTAAGAAATATATTTTAGAAATCCCACCCACTCTGAATATTTATGATCAGGGAATTTCTTGTTAAAAAAATAAATAGCTCCTAAAAAAAGCTTGCAGACGTTATAGTAAAAAACATAATACTTTTAGCTTTCATAATTTCAAAACTTATTTTTAATAAAGATTCTTCTTTCAAGTTCATCCCTTCTTTCTTACTACTATCGTACTTAATATCATTTACATAACTATAAAATTCTAAAAAAAAAGACTTAGCGTTACTTAATTATATCAAAAAACATAATTAAGTAACTTCAATTCAAGAATCTTAACAAAACATTTACATTAATTTAACTATAGTTACAATATTTTTCACCGAAATTATTAACTTTTATAATATGAGAAAATCACGTTTATTTAAGGGGAAATGAAGCAACACATACATTGTATTGAAGGTAATTAAAATTGTAATTTTTTTAATATAATTTCTTTTATTTTGTAAATTTAAAGTAAATTTATTGTAAAAATTATAAACAAAACATTTAAAATTGTAGGATTAGAGTAAATTTTAATCATTAGGCCACTATAAATATTGATTTTATAATAGAAAAAACCCATCTGTTTTGAATAAAGCTCAATCAAAATAGATGGGGTTAATTTTGTATAGTTAGAGTTTTTATAAAAAAGTTTGATTAAACATCTAATAATACAACTTTTTATATTCGTTTCTCGTTTTATTTACATTTGTAAAAATCAATATTACATTTTATATCGTAACAAATTAAAAAGCTCACTGCATGATTTTTTCAAGAGTAAGCTTTGCACGTTTGTTATTTTTGTATCGGCAAATGTAAAATCAATTGTCTTCCAATTGGTCCCATTCTTCTATGACCTCTATCTTGGAATCCTGCTTTTTCATATAACTTCTGCGCCGGAATGTTCCTCTCATTTACAGCGAGTACAACTTCGCTTTTTGCTGGAAAATAAGATGTTACGAATTCTTCAAGTAGTGCTAACGCATTTTTTGCATATCCTTTTCCTTGTTTATCATAATTTACGGAAAAAGAAACTAAAAGTAATGCATCTACATTTTTTGTAAACTCCTCAATTCTTTCACCAGTTTGTAAGGCAAAAACCCCAACAGGTATCGCTTTCTCATCTAAAATAACCACTACATTTCTCGTCCGATCATTTTTTGCTCTTTCAAGTAATTCACTCGGTTTCGATGTAAACTGAACTTGTTCACTAGGTAAAGTAAACGCTTCTATTATCTCTTTATGTTGTTCCTTATAAGGAACTAATTGTATCTTTCCTGCATGTAAATTCACTTTTAACTCCCCATTCCTTCTCGTACTAACTTAAGCCTTGTTGTGTTTTAGAACGAACTTTTCCATCTAAAAAGGTGATTTCCACAAATGATTTCGGGGCATTTCCTCTCCAAGCGAAAGTTTGTTTATATTGTGTTGAATTTTTCTCCCCCTCTTCTATAAGTAAATTCCCTTCAAAACCGATTAATTCTTTTACTTCTTTATAAGTCATTCCCTCATTAATTTGTGAGAAAAGATTTCCATCCATTGTTTCGTGTTTTTTGTTTTCTGTTATAGTGGAAGAAGTAGCGGTTTGCTTCTTTATTTCTTTCTTTTGATCACACGCTGTCATACTGAAACTTATACAAAGACTACATAATATGAATGCGCTTTTATTTTTCATAATAACAACTATCCCTCCTATTATTATTAAACCATAAATTCCCTCCTCAATAAACTGAATATTAAATATTTTACACAAAAGAAAAATCCCGTGCGTTACAGCACGGGATTTTCCCTATCTTTGCAAATGATTATTGGACTGATTTTCTTGTTCTTTTTTCAATTCATTTTCTTCTTCTTTCGGTAATTGCTTGTCATTATCTTTAATTGGATTCGTCTCTTTATTTTCAATCAGATCATTTGGTACTTGTGGCATAACACGACCAACAATCGCTGCTAATTCATCAAGGATACCTTCACCAGATTTACCTTTTTTAATTTGCTTACCCATTTGTTTTAATCGCTCATACGTATCAACATCTGCTACAACTACTGCATTGGCACCGTTTGGATCATTTTTTAAGCTTTCAGCAACAGAATATTTAATAGATTCTACACGAGTTCGATCAAGTTTTGCTTTCACATCAATTCCTACAACCGCATATTTCCCAACTACTACTGCTGTTGCATCATTCACGCCTGGAACACTCGCAGCTAAAGATGCTAAATGATCTGCTGCTTTCTCATTCGGTTGATTTGTTTTATTTGTGTAATTCACATTTTTCATCGAAACATTTTTTTGCTCTGGTTTTTCATTGACATTGTCTTTTTTCCCAATGCTACATCCGGTAATAGCAAAGCAAAGCATCAACATATATATAAGAATTTTCATTATGTTCACCACTTTATCATTGATGTTTAATCATAAATTTTTTCAACAGCTTGCATCTTTTTCACTTTTTCTTCTGCTCCACTATTTGCGTTTATAAAAATTTGGTACGTATCTTTCCCTAAAGTACCAACAAACTCATAACAAAGCACTTCATTATGCAAGTCATTTACAACAACTGCTTTTCTCTCTTCCATAACTTTTACATCAGAATTAATTTTCTTTCTTGCATCAGCAGCAGTCAATTTCGCATTTGGAATTGTACGCTTCTGATGGGAAGCTAAATATTCTTTTGCAGAGAAACCAACGATAGATCCATCATCTAACGCAATTTTCATTTGAATTGCTTCCGGATATATACGCACTCCATTTTCATTCACAACG
The DNA window shown above is from Bacillus clarus and carries:
- a CDS encoding cation:proton antiporter regulatory subunit, yielding MNIRESELPGIGYKFQIITKGNEKMVIVIHDDGRREMYHFDSNHEESISNISLRDSEARQIAAILGGMVYKPRALENIEMVFEGLAIEWFKVENEALAIGKTIGDLEIRKLYNVTILAIMKRNMKKQFNPGPDSVIDEGDMLVVSGEREEIKKIINELLSNKGTD
- a CDS encoding GNAT family N-acetyltransferase, encoding MNLHAGKIQLVPYKEQHKEIIEAFTLPSEQVQFTSKPSELLERAKNDRTRNVVVILDEKAIPVGVFALQTGERIEEFTKNVDALLLVSFSVNYDKQGKGYAKNALALLEEFVTSYFPAKSEVVLAVNERNIPAQKLYEKAGFQDRGHRRMGPIGRQLILHLPIQK
- a CDS encoding DUF1697 domain-containing protein, which encodes MTIYIALLRGINVGGHKVIKMAELKKTFESIGLKKVKTYIQSGNVVFESKEEKDFLQERIEHEIKTVFGFDVPVMLRMDDELIKTIKRCPYRAGSLSEGESVHVAFLANELSKEESKQLLSFKSEIEECQIEGKEVYLFFKESIRNSKLINQFQKLHTPATVRNWRTVNKLKTMTEVIQS
- a CDS encoding YhcN/YlaJ family sporulation lipoprotein, translated to MKILIYMLMLCFAITGCSIGKKDNVNEKPEQKNVSMKNVNYTNKTNQPNEKAADHLASLAASVPGVNDATAVVVGKYAVVGIDVKAKLDRTRVESIKYSVAESLKNDPNGANAVVVADVDTYERLKQMGKQIKKGKSGEGILDELAAIVGRVMPQVPNDLIENKETNPIKDNDKQLPKEEENELKKEQENQSNNHLQR
- a CDS encoding cation:proton antiporter, giving the protein MDTLIFEVGTALILVAIAAVIAGKFKFSVIPFLIILGMLVGPHAPVIGVIDLRFIESESVISFLGRIGVLFLLFYLGLEFSMKKLIKSGRSIAIGGTIYILINFSLGLLYGFLMGFPLLEILIIAGIITISSSAIVAKVLVDLRRTGNNETELILGIIMFEDIFLAVYLSVVSGLVLGNHASFLGALTSIGIALGYMLLFFIVARKATPLLNKLLNISSDEIFIIVVFASLFFIAGFSETIHVAEAIGALLLGLVFSETEHSDRIEHLVVPFRDFFGAIFFFSFGLSIDPFSLGGAIWLTLGAVILTIIGNFVAGMIAGRQVGLSHKASTNIGLTIVSRGEFSIIMANIGIAGGLMSVLKPFSALYVLILSILGPLLTKESKNIYKFMNKLFKWDTKTT
- the ltrA gene encoding group II intron reverse transcriptase/maturase yields the protein MSTTLRHAEYYDIQRAFDDLYQRSENNAAKGINLYKHIISKENILLAYRNIKANTGSKTEGTDGITIDHYKMEDADSFVDNIRKALADYKPNTVRRVEIPKANGKKRPLGIPTMRDRLIQQMFKQVLEPICEAKFYKHSYGFRPNRSTHHAMARCQYLINRGRFSHVVDIDIQGFFDNVNHSKLLKQLYNIGITDKRVLTIISKMLKAPIKGEGIPTKGTPQGGILSPLLSNVVLNDLDWWISSQWENIKTRKPYTIATKNPLLIKAKLKKMYIVRYADDFKIFTNNHKSATKIFHAVEGYLKNQLNLNISNEKSTITNLKRKSSDFLGFSIKSVKKRKRYVANTYVSEKKKKDILEKAKTRIKAIQKSPTAKTVWDYNSYVLGIKNYYRIATHVTVDFVEIAFRLSKTLFNRLKSIGKYKIPTNANALYKRTHRNNYRTFEIAGNHVYPLADIQTRFPQSFSQDICNYTKQGRQKLIKSLKGNIANEMQKMLLSSNKGQSMEYTDNRISRYSMQNGKCAVIGIFLIAEDVHCHHKIPKGMGGTDEFNNLIIVHEFVHRLIHATNEETIRTYMRILQLNDKQLKKINKIRKACNLVTLA
- a CDS encoding alpha/beta fold hydrolase, whose product is MSEKIFQTNEIDICTESFGDPAHPAILLIMGATCSMVYWDEEFCEKLAQTGKFVIRYDNRDVGRSITYEPGTSNYTVTDMANDAIGVLDAYQIDKAHLFGMSLGGMIAQIAAVKHPQRITTLTLLASSIIGSDDNTRDLPPIDERILTHHANGAKLDWTDKDSVAQYLVTGSRLLCGAKHKFDDERAYKQVKQEIERANNLLSMFNHALLTGDDSYEGALKKIHVPVLVIHGTEDTALPLEHGLALIDEIPNSKLLTLEGTGHENHSDDWEQIINAVSKHTSIS
- a CDS encoding ParM/StbA family protein is translated as MSILLKAGADAGNNGLKLMVRGQNPIFIPSIYSLYIGEPTGLLDEVDVPLDKLENHIDVTISSPSLMLNNVRYIVGEKVIQDQLKGTEVEKRSNKSTDELMVLTILSGLAISAMRQSPTSNHINIRYDLSVALPMQLITQEIAAENAKRYMGNHKVVFHYPNGRDVTINVSIEFCKCLPEGASGTWGIVYDEEGNVVKHKIECEKNTISEIDFVDKTLLSFDIGAGTTEEVVSLGVNFRPQLSKGLSYGVKETLLQIITRWNRKYPTKTIDSITEFNQIYLHENHPRNAQLVEESQPALLGLAARVATDIINKIDDMKDDPYVFIYGGGAVIIKNSLQLILKQKGRLKNVIFVDNPLFTNARGLLVYTCSPKYREHKQKELGFTNLTIS